A genomic segment from Clostridium pasteurianum BC1 encodes:
- a CDS encoding DEAD/DEAH box helicase: protein MTISFEELGLNIDLINGLKKQDIKIPTDIQAKVIPLALENKDIIAKSQTGTGKTLAYLLPMFQKIDSEKREMQCIILAPTHELVMQIDREIQLLSQNSQINVTSCTIIGDVNMSRQIEKLKKKPHIIVGSSGRIFELIKKRKISSHTIKTIVIDECDKLLDKNNISKVKDIIKTTLRDRQLMAFSASINETALSSASSLMKEPLIIKIQDEILNTNVQHMYFLSELRDKFELLRKIIASENPKKSLIFINKPVEIEFIVSKLQYHHISCYGLYGNAGKEERKKALADFRNGKIQFLVASDIAARGLDVKDITHIFNLDLPEDPQEYLHRVGRTGRMNKAGTTISIITKDNLPTIKKYENKFSLEIKEKYIFKGKIIDRIK, encoded by the coding sequence ATGACTATTTCATTTGAAGAATTAGGATTAAATATAGACTTAATAAATGGCCTGAAAAAGCAGGATATAAAAATCCCCACAGATATACAGGCTAAAGTTATACCTCTAGCATTAGAAAACAAGGATATAATAGCAAAATCTCAAACTGGTACTGGAAAAACTCTTGCTTACCTTCTTCCCATGTTTCAAAAAATAGATTCTGAGAAGAGAGAAATGCAGTGTATCATCTTGGCACCTACTCATGAATTGGTAATGCAAATAGATAGAGAAATACAGCTATTATCACAAAATTCTCAGATAAATGTAACATCTTGCACTATAATAGGTGATGTTAATATGTCAAGACAAATTGAAAAATTAAAGAAAAAACCTCATATAATAGTAGGTTCTTCAGGACGTATTTTTGAACTTATCAAAAAAAGAAAAATATCAAGTCACACCATTAAAACCATCGTTATTGATGAATGTGACAAATTACTGGACAAAAATAATATATCTAAGGTAAAGGATATAATAAAAACTACTCTGCGAGACAGACAATTAATGGCCTTTTCTGCAAGTATAAATGAAACTGCATTAAGTTCTGCTTCTTCCCTGATGAAAGAACCTTTAATTATAAAAATTCAGGATGAAATACTTAACACCAATGTTCAGCATATGTATTTCTTATCAGAACTAAGAGATAAATTTGAATTACTTAGAAAGATAATAGCCTCTGAAAATCCTAAAAAATCTCTCATATTTATAAACAAACCTGTTGAAATAGAATTTATAGTATCTAAGCTTCAATATCATCATATAAGCTGTTATGGTCTATATGGAAATGCTGGAAAAGAGGAAAGAAAAAAAGCCTTAGCAGATTTTAGAAATGGCAAAATTCAATTTTTAGTGGCTTCCGACATAGCAGCAAGAGGCCTAGATGTTAAAGATATAACTCACATATTTAACTTAGATTTGCCAGAAGACCCACAGGAATATCTTCACAGAGTAGGCAGAACTGGAAGAATGAATAAAGCCGGTACAACTATTTCAATTATTACAAAAGACAATTTGCCTACTATAAAAAAATATGAAAATAAATTTAGCCTTGAAATTAAAGAAAAATATATATTTAAAGGCAAAATCATTGATAGAATTAAATGA
- a CDS encoding MGDG synthase family glycosyltransferase produces MNILIISSNNTGCGHKSIAEALMEQFKEIPNVNAKVIEGFDTNGILLNTVSKSYGFFTRRARVLWKAVWNISLKKPELLTKLTERTMEKRFLKILDEEKPDLILSIHPNFNAPVLNILYKNEYNIPFITLIADLISITPLWVDRRADYIISPTKEAKERCIKFGAYASRVTIDKFPVRSRFYNDNVRKNPIINDDPKNALNFLLMSGGEGVGNLGSIAEILLENFNCNVKIVAGKNSVLKNKLENKYSEKYGNRLDVYGYVNNVNKLMEEVDILITRGSPNVLMEAVASNLPIIITGELLGQEEENSYYIEEKRLGIVCKDYRNLNDSVQRLLSENGKMLKEIMESQRKYRDPEATRKTVDFIVKVVSDFKLHEELDDINVQLERLV; encoded by the coding sequence GTGAATATATTAATTATATCTTCAAATAATACTGGTTGTGGTCATAAAAGTATTGCAGAGGCATTAATGGAACAGTTTAAAGAAATTCCAAATGTAAATGCAAAGGTTATTGAGGGGTTTGATACAAATGGTATATTGCTAAATACAGTTAGCAAATCCTATGGTTTTTTTACCAGAAGAGCAAGAGTTTTATGGAAAGCTGTATGGAATATTTCATTGAAGAAACCAGAGCTTTTAACTAAGTTAACTGAAAGAACTATGGAAAAGAGATTTCTAAAAATTTTAGACGAGGAAAAGCCAGATCTGATATTATCCATACATCCTAATTTTAATGCTCCTGTATTAAATATACTATATAAAAATGAATATAATATACCCTTTATTACGCTTATAGCTGATTTAATAAGTATAACACCTTTATGGGTAGATAGAAGAGCAGACTATATAATTTCCCCAACAAAAGAGGCTAAGGAAAGATGTATTAAATTTGGAGCTTATGCTTCAAGAGTAACAATTGATAAGTTTCCTGTAAGATCAAGATTTTATAATGATAATGTGAGAAAAAATCCTATTATAAATGATGATCCTAAAAATGCCTTGAATTTTCTGCTTATGAGTGGCGGTGAAGGGGTAGGTAATTTGGGGAGCATTGCTGAGATTTTATTGGAAAACTTCAATTGTAATGTTAAAATTGTTGCTGGAAAAAATTCTGTTTTAAAAAATAAACTTGAAAATAAATATAGTGAAAAATATGGTAATAGATTAGACGTTTATGGATATGTAAATAATGTTAATAAGCTTATGGAAGAAGTGGACATACTGATTACTCGTGGAAGTCCTAATGTTTTAATGGAGGCTGTGGCTTCAAATTTACCTATAATAATTACAGGTGAGCTTTTAGGGCAGGAAGAGGAAAATTCATATTATATAGAGGAAAAAAGGCTTGGAATAGTTTGCAAGGATTACAGAAATTTAAATGATTCAGTACAAAGATTATTATCTGAAAATGGAAAGATGTTAAAAGAAATAATGGAATCACAAAGAAAATATAGAGATCCAGAGGCAACTAGAAAAACAGTGGATTTTATTGTAAAAGTTGTATCAGATTTCAAGTTGCACGAAGAACTTGATGATATAAATGTTCAATTGGAAAGATTGGTATAG
- a CDS encoding aminotransferase class I/II-fold pyridoxal phosphate-dependent enzyme — MMLQDMIRENVRNMPPSGIRKYFDMVNDMEDAISLGIGEPDFVTPWNVVESGIYSLEQGHTHYSSNAGFMELRREIANSLKNKYQLKYDPKDEIIVTVGGSEGIDIALRTLVGPGDEVIIPEPSFVAYKGCTAFTGATPKILNLRACDKFKLTPELLEEAITSKTKVVIIPFPNNPTGATMTRDELHSIVEVLKDRDIIIISDEIYSELTYEKKHVSIASFPEIRDKTIVINGFSKAYAMTGWRLGYVCGNKILINAMKKIHQYAIMCSPTTAQYAAIEALKNGENSVKEMVSEYNRRRRVMVSSFKNMGLQCFEPLGAFYVFPSIKSTGMTSDKFCEELLKKEKVLVIPGNAFGECGEGFIRACYASSMDHILEAMKRIERFIKSIK, encoded by the coding sequence ATGATGCTTCAGGACATGATACGTGAAAATGTAAGAAATATGCCTCCTTCAGGTATAAGAAAATACTTTGATATGGTAAATGATATGGAGGATGCTATATCGCTTGGAATAGGTGAACCGGATTTTGTTACACCTTGGAATGTAGTTGAATCTGGGATATATTCTCTAGAACAAGGTCATACTCATTATTCCTCCAATGCTGGTTTTATGGAATTGCGTAGAGAAATAGCTAATTCACTAAAAAATAAATACCAATTAAAATATGATCCAAAAGACGAAATTATTGTAACTGTTGGAGGTAGTGAAGGCATAGATATAGCTTTAAGAACCTTAGTAGGACCTGGGGATGAAGTCATAATACCAGAACCAAGCTTTGTTGCCTACAAAGGTTGTACAGCTTTCACAGGGGCAACTCCTAAAATATTAAATCTTAGAGCTTGTGATAAATTTAAATTAACACCAGAACTTTTAGAAGAAGCTATAACATCAAAAACGAAAGTTGTTATAATACCCTTTCCTAATAACCCTACAGGAGCTACTATGACAAGAGATGAACTACATTCAATTGTAGAGGTGTTAAAGGATAGAGATATAATAATTATATCCGATGAGATATATTCTGAATTAACCTATGAAAAAAAACATGTATCTATAGCTAGTTTTCCAGAGATAAGGGATAAAACTATAGTAATAAATGGTTTTTCAAAAGCCTATGCTATGACAGGTTGGAGACTTGGATATGTTTGCGGAAATAAAATACTAATAAATGCCATGAAAAAAATACATCAGTATGCCATAATGTGCTCTCCTACTACCGCTCAATATGCTGCTATTGAGGCACTAAAAAATGGAGAAAACTCCGTAAAGGAAATGGTTAGTGAATACAATAGAAGAAGGCGTGTGATGGTAAGCAGCTTTAAAAATATGGGATTACAATGCTTTGAACCCCTAGGCGCATTTTATGTATTTCCATCTATAAAATCCACGGGTATGACCTCAGATAAATTTTGTGAAGAACTTTTGAAAAAAGAAAAAGTTTTGGTGATTCCTGGTAATGCATTTGGAGAATGCGGCGAAGGTTTTATTAGAGCCTGCTATGCTTCATCTATGGATCATATATTAGAAGCTATGAAGAGGATAGAGAGATTTATAAAGTCAATAAAATAA
- a CDS encoding SAM-dependent methyltransferase, producing the protein MAFDTKKNKDKDLLEAVGRIFEQTKKNFNMVFWNNETINYTENPEFILKFNDKNTFKKILANPTTMIFAEAFMDGTFDIEGNIIEALTLKDQFENIEISNKDKVTLLLKGTSFPSINLHTKEKDRENISHHYDISNDFYRLFLGSSMTYSCAYYKNQEDDLTTAQENKVDHICKKLRLKPGEKLLEIGCGWGTMITWAAKHYGVEAHGVTISEEQYKYVSQRIKDENLEGKCFVELKDYRDVEGEGVYDKIVSIGMFEHVGIKNLPTYFSTMHRLLKDDGLFLNHGITHSKNSQVGKDESEFIEKYIFPGGELHTISGGISIMEDENYEICDVECLREHYYKTLVQWVKNLESNKEKAIEFTSDKTYRAWLLYMTGCAINFRAGLISIYQVLLSKSPKKPGFNIPLTREYMYK; encoded by the coding sequence ATGGCTTTTGATACTAAAAAAAATAAGGACAAAGATTTACTAGAAGCAGTTGGACGTATTTTTGAACAAACTAAGAAAAATTTTAATATGGTATTTTGGAATAATGAAACTATTAATTATACAGAAAATCCAGAATTTATATTGAAGTTTAATGATAAGAATACTTTTAAAAAGATATTGGCGAATCCTACAACCATGATTTTTGCAGAAGCATTTATGGATGGAACTTTTGATATAGAAGGAAATATTATAGAAGCATTAACTTTAAAGGATCAGTTTGAAAATATAGAAATATCAAACAAAGATAAAGTTACCTTGCTATTAAAGGGAACATCTTTTCCAAGTATAAACTTACACACAAAAGAAAAGGATAGAGAAAATATATCTCATCATTATGATATATCTAATGATTTTTATAGATTGTTTTTAGGTTCCAGTATGACATATTCCTGTGCTTATTATAAAAATCAAGAAGATGATTTAACTACAGCGCAAGAGAATAAAGTAGATCATATATGTAAAAAATTACGACTTAAGCCTGGCGAAAAGCTTCTTGAAATAGGTTGTGGCTGGGGTACTATGATTACATGGGCGGCGAAACATTATGGTGTTGAGGCTCATGGAGTAACAATTAGTGAAGAACAATATAAATATGTATCTCAAAGAATAAAAGATGAAAATCTTGAAGGAAAATGTTTTGTTGAACTTAAAGATTATCGTGATGTTGAAGGTGAAGGCGTATACGATAAGATAGTAAGTATAGGGATGTTTGAACATGTAGGAATAAAAAATCTTCCAACTTATTTTAGTACAATGCATAGGCTTCTGAAAGATGATGGACTATTTTTAAACCATGGTATAACTCATTCCAAGAATTCACAAGTAGGCAAGGATGAAAGTGAATTCATAGAAAAGTACATATTCCCAGGTGGAGAATTACATACAATAAGCGGTGGAATATCTATAATGGAAGATGAAAATTATGAAATTTGTGATGTGGAGTGTTTAAGAGAACATTATTATAAAACCTTAGTTCAATGGGTTAAAAATCTAGAATCAAATAAAGAAAAAGCAATAGAATTTACTTCAGATAAAACTTATAGGGCATGGCTATTATATATGACAGGCTGTGCAATAAATTTCAGAGCTGGTCTTATATCTATATATCAGGTGCTTTTAAGCAAGTCACCTAAAAAACCTGGATTTAATATACCATTGACAAGAGAGTATATGTATAAATAG
- a CDS encoding DEAD/DEAH box helicase, with the protein MNDFYEFNIAKEILLSLEKLGYKNPTEVQKKVVPLVLKNKDIIVESQTGSGKTAAFAIPICERVEIENSNPQALILTPTRELAVQIKEDISNIGRFKKVRCTAIFGKQIFSSQVRELKQRIHVVVGTPGRTLDHIERGTINLSGINYLVIDEADEMLNMGFIDQVKNIINKLPPKRVTMLFSATMSEKIQILCHEYMKDPEVINIKAEKPITEKIKDYYYIVEGKDKFDLLKKIIYTENPDSAMIFCNTRNSVETLFSILRDKGFSCVSIHGGMLQQDRLNVIKSFSRGEFTFLVATDIAARGIDIANVTHVINYDLPFEKESYVHRIGRTGRGENNGKAISFVTPNQCRFLNEIEEYIERTINKAQLPELRDIEVGKNLFNERLKNKPKLKKEKSFELNKNILKIYINAGKKKKIRNVDIVGTISNINGVESEDIGIIDIQDNLSYIDILNGKGSLVIEALREKTMKGKKIRCERAER; encoded by the coding sequence ATGAATGATTTTTATGAATTTAATATAGCAAAGGAAATTTTATTATCTTTAGAAAAGTTGGGGTATAAAAATCCCACGGAAGTTCAGAAGAAAGTAGTTCCATTAGTTTTAAAAAATAAAGATATAATAGTGGAATCCCAAACGGGCAGTGGAAAAACAGCTGCTTTTGCCATACCAATATGTGAAAGAGTAGAAATAGAAAATAGTAATCCACAAGCATTAATACTTACTCCTACAAGAGAATTAGCCGTACAGATTAAAGAGGATATATCCAATATAGGAAGGTTTAAGAAAGTTAGGTGCACTGCTATTTTTGGAAAACAAATTTTTTCATCTCAGGTTAGAGAATTGAAACAAAGGATTCATGTGGTAGTAGGAACCCCTGGTAGAACACTGGATCATATAGAAAGAGGTACTATAAATTTAAGTGGTATAAACTATTTAGTTATTGATGAAGCTGATGAGATGCTGAACATGGGATTTATAGATCAGGTTAAGAATATAATTAATAAGCTGCCCCCAAAAAGGGTAACCATGCTATTTTCAGCCACCATGTCAGAAAAAATACAAATACTTTGCCATGAATATATGAAAGATCCTGAAGTAATAAATATAAAAGCTGAAAAACCAATAACTGAAAAAATAAAGGATTATTATTATATTGTTGAAGGAAAAGATAAGTTTGATTTACTTAAAAAGATAATATATACGGAAAATCCTGATAGTGCTATGATATTTTGCAATACTAGAAATTCAGTGGAAACTTTATTTTCTATACTAAGGGATAAAGGATTTTCATGTGTTTCCATACATGGTGGTATGCTTCAGCAGGACAGATTGAATGTAATTAAAAGCTTTAGCAGAGGTGAATTTACCTTTTTAGTGGCTACAGACATTGCAGCTAGAGGGATTGATATAGCTAATGTAACCCATGTTATAAATTATGATTTACCCTTCGAGAAAGAAAGCTATGTACATAGAATAGGAAGAACAGGACGTGGAGAAAATAATGGTAAGGCTATAAGTTTTGTCACACCTAACCAGTGTAGATTTTTAAATGAAATTGAAGAATATATTGAAAGAACTATAAATAAAGCTCAGTTGCCTGAACTAAGGGACATAGAAGTTGGAAAAAATTTATTTAATGAAAGACTTAAAAATAAACCTAAACTAAAAAAAGAGAAAAGTTTTGAATTAAATAAAAATATTTTAAAAATATACATAAATGCGGGAAAAAAGAAGAAAATAAGAAATGTAGATATTGTTGGCACTATATCTAATATAAATGGAGTTGAAAGTGAAGATATAGGAATAATAGATATACAAGATAATTTGTCGTATATTGATATATTAAATGGAAAAGGTTCTTTAGTAATAGAGGCATTAAGGGAAAAAACTATGAAGGGTAAAAAAATTAGATGTGAAAGGGCGGAAAGATAG
- the dapG gene encoding aspartate kinase: MKIVVQKFGGTSVSTKERRLLALEKILEAKKNGYSPVVVVSAMGRKGEAYATDTLLSLVDKSFRDNNLQASDLLMSCGEIISTVVISNELNKISIDAVPLLGGQAGIITDNNFSNASVVRIDTKKLLNILNEGRVPVVAGFQGLTEDGYITTLGRGGSDVTACLLGSALNSSKIEIYTDVDGIMTADPRIVKNASLIKEISYNEVFEFAHQGAKVIHPRAVEIAAKSNIPLVVKNTLNHCSGTVISKEISNKYNGLITGIANMDDRIQIKVSLEDNKSNKNYFNILNTLGENKISIDLINVFPDKKIFTINKNQFLSFSAVMKNLNIGYTYLDDCSKIALIGNGMKGVPGVMATILKILTKEGIEILQTADSNTTIWFLVKSDSATTAINALHHEFGLENEFSFIK, encoded by the coding sequence ATGAAAATAGTAGTGCAGAAATTTGGTGGTACTTCTGTTTCCACCAAAGAAAGAAGATTATTAGCATTAGAAAAAATACTTGAAGCAAAAAAAAATGGCTATAGTCCCGTAGTAGTAGTATCCGCAATGGGCAGAAAAGGTGAAGCTTATGCTACAGACACTCTTCTATCTCTTGTAGACAAAAGTTTTAGAGATAATAATTTGCAAGCAAGTGATTTACTTATGAGCTGCGGTGAAATTATAAGCACTGTAGTTATAAGTAATGAATTAAATAAAATTTCTATAGATGCAGTACCTCTACTTGGCGGGCAAGCTGGCATAATCACAGATAACAATTTCAGTAACGCTTCCGTGGTAAGAATTGATACAAAAAAACTTTTAAATATATTAAATGAAGGAAGGGTTCCAGTGGTTGCCGGTTTCCAAGGTTTAACGGAAGATGGATATATAACTACCCTAGGTAGAGGTGGCAGTGATGTTACCGCCTGCCTTTTAGGTTCAGCATTAAATTCTAGTAAAATTGAAATATACACAGACGTAGATGGCATAATGACCGCCGACCCAAGAATTGTTAAAAATGCCTCATTAATAAAAGAAATAAGTTATAATGAGGTTTTTGAATTTGCCCATCAGGGTGCCAAAGTGATTCATCCTAGAGCAGTAGAAATTGCCGCAAAATCCAATATTCCTTTGGTTGTAAAAAACACCCTTAATCATTGCAGTGGGACTGTAATAAGTAAAGAGATCAGCAATAAGTATAATGGTTTAATAACTGGAATAGCTAATATGGATGATAGAATTCAAATTAAGGTTTCCCTAGAGGATAACAAGAGTAACAAAAATTATTTTAATATTCTAAATACACTGGGTGAAAATAAAATAAGCATAGATCTAATAAATGTTTTTCCAGATAAAAAAATTTTTACTATAAATAAAAATCAATTTTTATCTTTTAGTGCAGTAATGAAAAATTTAAATATAGGATACACGTATCTAGATGATTGCAGTAAAATTGCACTTATAGGAAATGGTATGAAAGGTGTACCTGGCGTTATGGCAACTATTCTGAAAATACTTACAAAAGAAGGGATAGAAATTTTACAAACTGCCGATTCCAATACAACTATTTGGTTCCTTGTTAAAAGCGACTCAGCAACTACTGCTATAAATGCTCTTCATCATGAATTTGGATTAGAAAATGAATTTAGCTTTATTAAATAA
- a CDS encoding sensor histidine kinase, giving the protein MHNIMFFLIMLFIYSTLALISIVFSTIYSKKYIGLISVSHVLGIFTVIFSILNNIIKLNPIINSVTVIFFLATNFVAILALFNFMNIRIKSSCKYIAIIITLIDIISLNFIPSLSVFIHKVLIMSIYIFIGILVLKSNNNNISKKCLGISCIVFPISQIIFEILMISVIDNGFNLDLALYVIQSLACSLFLILITLDNERKDFNKHVNILEEKVKDKDEIINRANEIDKMKMEFLANISHELRTPVNVIFSSIQLVELDLNKNNLSSNRKTLNYLKIMKQNCYRLIKLSNNFIDMSKIEAGFMELNLHNVEIVKVIEDITLSIVPFAEERGINIIFDTEIEEKIIACDVEKIERVMLNLLSNAIKFTPKDGEIEVYMYESDNNLYISVKDNGIGIPKYMQDRIFDRFTQVKDGLLKENEGSGIGLSLVKYLVEMHGGRVILESDMNKGCKFSIILPCNIIKGEDIGNFNDNGIGMKKIEIEFSDL; this is encoded by the coding sequence ATGCATAATATTATGTTTTTTCTGATTATGTTATTTATTTACTCAACTTTAGCACTTATTTCTATTGTATTTAGTACTATATATTCTAAAAAATACATAGGTTTAATATCTGTAAGTCATGTATTAGGCATATTTACAGTTATTTTTTCTATACTCAATAATATTATAAAATTAAATCCTATCATTAATAGTGTTACAGTTATTTTTTTTCTAGCAACAAATTTTGTTGCAATTTTAGCTTTATTTAATTTTATGAATATAAGAATAAAATCAAGCTGCAAATACATAGCTATAATTATTACTTTAATAGATATAATTTCTTTGAATTTTATTCCAAGCCTAAGTGTATTTATTCATAAAGTATTAATTATGTCTATTTATATATTTATAGGTATACTTGTGCTAAAAAGTAATAATAATAATATAAGTAAAAAGTGTTTAGGAATTTCTTGTATTGTTTTTCCTATAAGTCAAATAATATTTGAAATTTTGATGATATCAGTAATTGATAATGGTTTTAATTTAGACTTAGCTCTTTATGTAATTCAGTCATTAGCTTGCTCTTTATTCCTTATATTAATCACCTTGGATAATGAACGCAAAGACTTCAATAAGCATGTAAACATACTTGAAGAAAAGGTTAAGGATAAAGATGAAATTATCAACAGAGCAAATGAAATTGACAAAATGAAAATGGAATTTTTAGCAAATATATCTCATGAACTTAGAACTCCTGTAAATGTCATATTTAGCAGCATTCAATTGGTTGAACTAGACTTAAATAAGAATAATTTAAGTAGTAACAGGAAAACTTTAAATTATCTTAAAATTATGAAGCAAAATTGTTATAGACTTATAAAACTCTCAAACAATTTTATAGATATGAGTAAAATAGAAGCAGGTTTTATGGAATTAAATTTGCACAATGTGGAGATCGTAAAGGTTATAGAGGATATCACTCTTTCTATCGTACCTTTTGCGGAGGAGAGAGGTATCAATATTATATTTGATACAGAAATTGAAGAAAAAATAATAGCCTGCGATGTGGAAAAAATTGAAAGAGTAATGTTAAATTTACTGTCTAATGCTATAAAATTTACACCAAAGGATGGAGAAATAGAAGTATATATGTATGAAAGTGATAATAATTTATATATATCAGTAAAAGATAATGGAATAGGCATACCTAAATATATGCAGGACAGAATATTCGATAGATTTACACAAGTCAAGGACGGGCTTTTAAAAGAAAATGAAGGAAGCGGCATAGGACTTTCACTAGTTAAATATTTAGTTGAAATGCATGGTGGTAGAGTTATTCTAGAGAGTGATATGAATAAAGGCTGTAAGTTCAGTATAATACTTCCTTGCAATATTATTAAAGGAGAAGATATAGGTAATTTTAATGATAATGGAATTGGAATGAAAAAGATCGAAATAGAATTTTCTGATCTTTAA
- the larE gene encoding ATP-dependent sacrificial sulfur transferase LarE, producing MSIDYKLNMLKDNIRKLKSAAIAYSGGVDSTFLLKVAHDVLGDKVIAVTAKSSTYPEREFKEAKQFAEEIGVKHIVIVSEELDIEGFSKNPTNRCYFCKKELFTKIKEVARESNVEKILDGSNLDDTRDYRPGMEAAKELDVISPLKEANLDKEDIRELSKSMGLRTWNKPSFACLSSRVPYGSEITTSKLEMIEGSEQFLLDLGFRQVRVRHHGDIARIEVSPEERKKFFNVELMDKVVDRLKDIGFKYVTLDLFGYRTGSMNEVLTEKEKK from the coding sequence ATGAGTATTGATTATAAATTAAATATGTTAAAGGATAACATAAGAAAACTTAAAAGTGCAGCCATAGCGTATTCAGGTGGAGTTGACAGTACTTTTTTATTAAAAGTTGCTCATGATGTTCTTGGTGATAAGGTTATTGCAGTAACAGCCAAATCTTCTACATATCCTGAAAGAGAATTTAAGGAGGCAAAGCAATTTGCTGAAGAAATAGGAGTAAAACATATCGTTATAGTTTCAGAGGAATTAGATATTGAAGGTTTTTCAAAAAATCCTACAAATAGGTGTTATTTTTGTAAAAAAGAATTATTTACAAAAATAAAAGAAGTAGCAAGAGAAAGCAATGTGGAAAAAATTTTAGATGGGTCAAATTTAGATGATACTAGGGATTATAGACCAGGTATGGAGGCTGCTAAAGAACTTGATGTAATTAGCCCTTTAAAGGAAGCAAATTTGGATAAAGAGGATATAAGAGAGTTATCAAAATCTATGGGTTTAAGAACTTGGAATAAGCCTTCTTTTGCATGTTTATCCTCTAGAGTTCCCTATGGTAGTGAAATAACTACCAGTAAATTGGAAATGATAGAAGGATCAGAACAATTTTTATTGGATTTAGGTTTTCGTCAGGTGAGAGTAAGACATCATGGAGATATTGCTAGAATAGAGGTTTCACCTGAGGAGAGAAAAAAATTTTTTAATGTGGAATTAATGGACAAAGTTGTGGATAGATTAAAAGATATAGGATTTAAATATGTAACTTTAGATCTTTTTGGATATAGAACTGGAAGCATGAACGAAGTACTTACGGAGAAGGAAAAAAAATGA
- the speD gene encoding adenosylmethionine decarboxylase, whose translation MSAANNDKLKLYGFNNLTKSLSFNIYDVCYTENDQDRKKYIEYVDEQYNSERLTGILMDVTEIIGASVLNIAKQDYEPQGASVTLLISEEEVPLYVLDPSCNKGVVSPIRENLVGHLDKSHVTVHTYPESHPQNNISTFRVDIDVATCGTISPLKALDYLIDSFDSDIITIDYKVRGFTRDMDGHKHYIDHKINSIQNFIASRTVNRYILTDMNIYQSNIFHTKMKLKDINLENYLFDMEEKSLSKEKKDNIIKALDREMTEIFYGININ comes from the coding sequence TTGTCAGCAGCTAATAACGACAAATTAAAATTATACGGATTTAACAATTTAACCAAATCACTTAGCTTTAATATATATGATGTATGTTATACTGAAAATGATCAGGATCGAAAAAAGTATATTGAGTATGTAGACGAACAGTATAATTCTGAAAGGTTAACAGGAATTTTAATGGATGTTACAGAGATAATAGGTGCTAGTGTACTGAACATTGCAAAACAAGATTACGAGCCACAGGGTGCCAGTGTAACATTGCTTATCTCAGAGGAAGAAGTACCTCTATATGTACTTGATCCATCCTGTAATAAGGGAGTAGTGTCACCAATTAGAGAAAATCTAGTAGGACATCTAGACAAAAGTCATGTCACTGTGCATACATACCCGGAAAGTCATCCACAAAACAACATAAGTACTTTTAGGGTAGATATTGATGTGGCAACCTGTGGAACTATTTCTCCACTTAAGGCTTTAGATTATCTAATTGATAGTTTTGATTCGGATATTATTACTATAGATTACAAAGTTAGAGGATTTACTAGAGACATGGATGGACATAAGCACTATATAGATCATAAAATAAATTCAATACAAAATTTTATTGCAAGCAGAACTGTAAATAGATACATTTTAACAGATATGAACATATATCAATCAAATATATTTCATACAAAGATGAAGCTAAAAGACATTAATTTGGAAAATTATTTATTTGATATGGAAGAAAAAAGTTTAAGTAAAGAGAAGAAAGATAACATAATAAAGGCCCTAGATAGAGAGATGACAGAAATATTCTATGGCATAAATATCAACTAG